From the Sphingobacteruim zhuxiongii genome, the window GCATTGCTAATAGGAATAGGATACCATCATTTAGTCCTTTTCCTTGTGTATTTCCATCCTGCGTACTATTCTCCGCATTTAAAGAACACATGGCACATTGCGCAGTAGCTGTCGACATATTGGCCACATTTGAAAAAAGCAGCACAAAGACAAACAACAATCTGAAGGAATGTTTTCGAATCATATTGCAAAGTTAAGGATTTAATCTAAGAATCTTATACCTGCTCTGTCAGCAAGACATTGAATTTTTCCCAAAACCCATCTACTGGAAGAGGTGCCTTGATTAGCATATCTTCCTCTTTTATAGGATGCTCAAATGCCAACGAGCGCGAGTGTAAACAAATTGTACGCTTCAGACTACCTCTAGGATAACCGTATTTATTGTCTCCAACAATCGGACAACCCATATAAGCTAGTTGACTACGTATTTGATGGGTACGCCCTGTCAATGGATTCACTTTTAACAGATAAAAACCATCTAGCTGCCCAATCACTTCATAGTCCAATTCTGCATAGCTACCGTTCTTCACTTCTCGATTATAAGCCTTAGTAATCATCTTCTTGCGGTCCCGCAACAACCAATTTTTTAATGTTCCTTTTAAATGTTCCGGACGTTCGCGAACAACGGCCAAATAGGTTTTCTTAACTTTTCGGTCATGGAATAAACGATTCATACGATCCAATCCCTTACTAGTTTTTGCGAATAGAATCATTCCACTTACGGGACGATCAAGACGATGTATAACACCAATAAATGCACCATTGGGTTTCTGATATTTCTCAGCAACAAAGTCTTTAACCATCTCCTCCATGGACTTGTCGCCAGAATCATCTACCTGTACAATATCCCCTCCTCGCTTGTTAATCGCTATGTAATGATTGTCTTCGAATAAAACATCATGCTCGGTAATCTTTGTCATATCTCTACTTTCTGGTTTGCAACACAAACCTACCCTAAATAATCAAACAAAAAAAGCGACCAACGGCCACTTTTATAATCTATTGTAAAGCAAGTGAATGCTTATAATCTTTTTAGTTTGCAACGGAATCTTGCGCCTTTTCAGCCTCCTCTTTCGCTTTCTTCTTGAAGAATCCACGTAATAGGAAGTTACTTTGTAGGGCTTCCATATTTTTATCAAGCTTCTCCGTACCCATGTTCAGGTTCTTCAATATTTGCTTGATTTCGTTTGCCGCCTCTGCATCATTCGTCAAAACGCCAATCGCATTATCTTTATCATTTAAACGAGCGGTTGTCTCATTCAAGTTTGACATCAGTGCCGAAGCAGTTTGCGTCACGCCTTGCAATTGTGCAGCCGACTCTCTTAAGCTCGCAAAAACCTGTGTATCTGTCGATAAATCATGAATCAAACCTTGATCACTGTTTAACTTATTAGTTAACGAAACAAGGTTATTAACTGCCGTATTTGCTGTCGACATCGTCGAATTTAACGAAGTAACCGACTTTCTAAGATTATTTGCTATGTCTTCATCAGTCATCAAAGCCCCTACCGTACCTTTTCCTTCAACTAATTGTTTGGAAAGCGTAGCAAAGTTTTTAGTAATCTCCAGGAGATTTTCATTGTTGACTTGCAAAGTCGCAAGCATCGCTTCCATGCCACCTGAAACGCCCGATTTAATCACATCTCCATCCGCAACCGCAGGAATTTTCTCGCTGCCGCCAACCAAACTAATGATTGCATTACCGATTAAACCGTCGGAACTTAAGGTCGCAATGACGTCCTTACGAATAAACTGGCTTGATTTCTCCTCCACACTCATTACTACCCGTACATTCTCTACACTTTCAAACTTAATTTCTTTGATGATACCGACCTTTACTCCGGAAAACCAAACGTTGTTTCCAACTTTTAAGCCCTTTACATCTTTGAAATAGGTAGTTAATGCCAGATTCTTGCTGAATTTATTTTGCTGAGTACCCAACACTAAAATACCAGCTACCAAAATAACCAACCCTATTAAGGTAAATAAACCTACAATAATCGATCGTTTTCTATCTTCTGTTGTTGCCATAAATTGTATTATACAATAAAGTTATAATCATAGAAAGGTTTTACCCTTTCGTCATCTGTATCAAAAATTTCATCAAACTTGCCTACACGTTCAAAACGTCCATCCAAAAGCATCGCTACTCGATCACCGACCATTTTTGCACAGGCTAAATCGTGCGTGATAATGATTGATGAAGTCTTATAACGCTCTTGAACTTCATTAATTAGGGAATTAATATCCAAACATGTTATTGGATCTAATCCAGCTGTAGGCTCATCATACATCATAATATCGGGACGAAGAATTAATGTTCGTGCGATACCAATACGCTTCCGCTGACCTCCGGACAATTCCGACGGCATCTGGTTAATTGCACGTAATAATCCAACCCCCTCAAGAACATCTTCAACTTCTCTATTAATTTCCGCACGTGTTAAATTGCGCTTATTCCGTACCAGAGGAAATTCCAAGTTCTCACGAACAGTCATACTATCATATAATGCTGAGTTTTGAAATGAAAACCCAATACGCAATCGAAGTGCTCGAAGTTCTTTTTCACTCAATTGATTAACAGTCGCACCCAGTACGTTGATATCGCCTGCATCTGGCTTCAATAGACCAGAAATCAGCTTTATCAAAACAGATTTCCCTGTTCCAGAACGACCTAAAACAACTAAGTTCTCACCATTGTATAGT encodes:
- a CDS encoding RluA family pseudouridine synthase; translation: MTKITEHDVLFEDNHYIAINKRGGDIVQVDDSGDKSMEEMVKDFVAEKYQKPNGAFIGVIHRLDRPVSGMILFAKTSKGLDRMNRLFHDRKVKKTYLAVVRERPEHLKGTLKNWLLRDRKKMITKAYNREVKNGSYAELDYEVIGQLDGFYLLKVNPLTGRTHQIRSQLAYMGCPIVGDNKYGYPRGSLKRTICLHSRSLAFEHPIKEEDMLIKAPLPVDGFWEKFNVLLTEQV
- a CDS encoding MlaD family protein — protein: MATTEDRKRSIIVGLFTLIGLVILVAGILVLGTQQNKFSKNLALTTYFKDVKGLKVGNNVWFSGVKVGIIKEIKFESVENVRVVMSVEEKSSQFIRKDVIATLSSDGLIGNAIISLVGGSEKIPAVADGDVIKSGVSGGMEAMLATLQVNNENLLEITKNFATLSKQLVEGKGTVGALMTDEDIANNLRKSVTSLNSTMSTANTAVNNLVSLTNKLNSDQGLIHDLSTDTQVFASLRESAAQLQGVTQTASALMSNLNETTARLNDKDNAIGVLTNDAEAANEIKQILKNLNMGTEKLDKNMEALQSNFLLRGFFKKKAKEEAEKAQDSVAN
- a CDS encoding ABC transporter ATP-binding protein, which translates into the protein MEDKKLAQIDYNDVVIHVDGVSKSFGDLHVLRNVDLELYNGENLVVLGRSGTGKSVLIKLISGLLKPDAGDINVLGATVNQLSEKELRALRLRIGFSFQNSALYDSMTVRENLEFPLVRNKRNLTRAEINREVEDVLEGVGLLRAINQMPSELSGGQRKRIGIARTLILRPDIMMYDEPTAGLDPITCLDINSLINEVQERYKTSSIIITHDLACAKMVGDRVAMLLDGRFERVGKFDEIFDTDDERVKPFYDYNFIV